The genomic region AGCAAATCTTTCAACAGCTAAACTACCAGCGTCTTCATGGTCAACTTTGTGACTGTGTCATTGTGGTGGGGAACAGGCATTTCAAAGCCCATCGCTCCGTTTTGGCAGCATGCAGCACACATTTTCGAGCTCTCTTTACGGTAGCAGAGGGAGACCAGACCATGAACATGATCCAACTGGACAGTGAGGTAGTAACAGCGGAGGCCTTTGCGGCTCTGATTGACATGATGTACACCTCCACGCTCATGCTTGGAGAGAGCAATGTTATGGATGTCTTGCTGGCAGCTTCTCACTTACATTTGAACTCGGTTGTTAAAGCATGTAAACACTACCTTACTACAAGGACGCTGCCAATGTCGCCACCTAGTGATAGAGTTCAAGAACAAAATGCACGCATGCAAAGATCTTTCATGCTTCAGCAGCTTGGACTGAGTATAGTGAGCTCTGCATTAAATTCCACCCAGAGCACAGAGGAACAACAAAATACTATGAGCTCATCAATGAGAAGTAACATAGAACAACGCACTACTTTTCCGATTCGGCGTCTCCACAAACGGAAACAGTCTTCTGAAGACCGGGCCAGACAGCGCATCAGGCCTACCATAGACGAGTCCATCATTTCAGATGTTGCCCCAGAGAGCGGGCAGTCGGTAGTTCATTCACGGGaagaatttttttcaccagattcACTGAAGATTGTGGACAATTCTAAAGCTGATGTTGTGACTGATAATCAAGAGGATAACACCATTATGTTTGATCAGTCTTTTGGTCCCCAAGAAGATGCCCAAGTGCCCAGTCAGTCTGACAACAGTGGAGGAAACATTTCGCAAATGTCCATGGCATCTCAAGCAACGCAAGTGGAAACTAGCTTTGACCAAGAAGCTACTTCTGAGAAAAACAACTTTCAGTGTGAAAATCCAGAGATCAGTCTAAATGAAAAAGAACATATGAGGGTGGTGGTTAAATCCGAGCCCTTGAGTTCCCCAGAGCCTCAAGATGAAGTGAGTGATGTCACTTCCCAAGCAGAAGGCAGTGAGTCTGTTGAAGTGGAAGGAGGAGTAGTCAGTGCAGAAAAGATAGAACTGAGTCCGGAAAGTAGCGATCGTAGCTTTTCTGACCCCCAATCTAGTACTGATAGGGTTGGTGACATCCATATTTTGGAGGTGTCGAATAACCTGGAACACAAGTCTACTTTCAGTATCTCAAATTTTCTGAATAAGAGCCGAGGTGGCAATTTTGGTGCTAATCAAAATGATGACAACATTCCAAATACAACCAGTGACTGCAGAATGGATGGAGACGCCTCTTATTTAATGAGTCCAGAGTCTGGGCCTACTAATGGCCATTCCTCTGCTACCGTCTCTCATGTGGAGAATCCATTCAATGAACCTGCAGACTCTCACTTTATTAGACCTATGCAGGATGTAATGGGTCTTCCATGTGTACAGACTTCTGGATACCGGGCAGCAGAACAGTTTGGGATGGACTTTCCAAGGTCTGGCTTGGGACTACACTCTTTATCAAGGGCAATGATGGGCTCTCCAAGAGGTGGAGCTAGTAACTTTCCCGGCTACCGTCGCATAGCCCCCAAAATGCCTGTTGTGACCTCTGTTAGGAGCTCCCAAATGCAAGATAGTACATCTAATTCCCAGTTGATCATGAATGGGACCAGTTCCTCTTTCGAAAATGGGCATCCTTCCCAGCCTGGTCCACCACAGTTGACCAGGGCATCTGCTGATGTTCTTTCAAAATGTAAGAAGGCCTTATCTGAGCACAATGTCTTGGTTGTAGAAGGTGCTCGCAAATATGCCTGTAAAATCTGCTGCAAGACTTTCTTGACCTTAACAGACTGTAAGAAGCACATCCGCGTGCACACAGGAGAAAAGCCTTATGCCTGTTTAAAGTGTGGCAAACGGTTCAGCCAGTCCAGCCATTTGTATAAACATTCCAAAACGACCTGCCTGCGGTGGCAGAGCAGCAACCTACCCAGCACTTTGCtttaatctccccccccccccccccaagcccataCAAATCATGCCAATACAAATTGTAAGACCACGAACTGAACTGTGTCTGGAATATTAACACTATTTTGTTCAAGACTGCAGGTTAAGAAGCTGCCCTTGTAGTAAACACTTAAATGTGATCGtgtccccccccaaacctccccccccccccaaaaaaaaataatgtcttggtcctgtaaaatggggataataccatacctacctcacaggggtgttgtgaggcttaaacAACTGTTTGGAAGCGCTTTGAGATGCTCTGAAGGAGGCACTATAGAagtattaagtattattattattgtgtaaATGCAGGTCTTGGGCTCATGGGGATGCAATCCCTAAAACCAAGTAGTTcctttgctggggggggggggggggaggtgggagggaagaaATAGGAGGGGATGGGTGAAAATGTAGCCAGCTCCTAATTATGTTAAAGTAGCACGTTTCAAAGAtgagaaactgaagtgcaaatttttttagtaattttgtaAAATTGTGaaagtgtttaaataaataactTGTAAAATAAGTTGATACATTATGTGTATGAACAAAAATGCAAAGAGCTCTTTACTGTTACTAATGC from Chrysemys picta bellii isolate R12L10 chromosome 6, ASM1138683v2, whole genome shotgun sequence harbors:
- the ZBTB5 gene encoding zinc finger and BTB domain-containing protein 5: MDFPGHFEQIFQQLNYQRLHGQLCDCVIVVGNRHFKAHRSVLAACSTHFRALFTVAEGDQTMNMIQLDSEVVTAEAFAALIDMMYTSTLMLGESNVMDVLLAASHLHLNSVVKACKHYLTTRTLPMSPPSDRVQEQNARMQRSFMLQQLGLSIVSSALNSTQSTEEQQNTMSSSMRSNIEQRTTFPIRRLHKRKQSSEDRARQRIRPTIDESIISDVAPESGQSVVHSREEFFSPDSLKIVDNSKADVVTDNQEDNTIMFDQSFGPQEDAQVPSQSDNSGGNISQMSMASQATQVETSFDQEATSEKNNFQCENPEISLNEKEHMRVVVKSEPLSSPEPQDEVSDVTSQAEGSESVEVEGGVVSAEKIELSPESSDRSFSDPQSSTDRVGDIHILEVSNNLEHKSTFSISNFLNKSRGGNFGANQNDDNIPNTTSDCRMDGDASYLMSPESGPTNGHSSATVSHVENPFNEPADSHFIRPMQDVMGLPCVQTSGYRAAEQFGMDFPRSGLGLHSLSRAMMGSPRGGASNFPGYRRIAPKMPVVTSVRSSQMQDSTSNSQLIMNGTSSSFENGHPSQPGPPQLTRASADVLSKCKKALSEHNVLVVEGARKYACKICCKTFLTLTDCKKHIRVHTGEKPYACLKCGKRFSQSSHLYKHSKTTCLRWQSSNLPSTLL